Genomic window (Chryseobacterium sp. H1D6B):
CACCTGCTTGAGCACCATTCTTTACAATATTATAATTACTATCTTTAAATCTCGCATTACCATCTTTATATGCATACCTGCTTACGTCTCCAAATTTTGGTTTATCTGTCTGTCTAAATTTAGTCTGTAAAATATCATCAGCATTATTAGGATCACCAATAGTTCCAGTGGGTTCATTATTTTGATTCTTATCCATATCAAACCTTACCGTTCCAAATAATGCCATTGAAATAGCAGTTCCCCAGCAATTGGATTCATCATCTCTACCTTGATCATTAATATATTTATTAATTTTTTCAATCATTCTATCAGCATCCTTTACTCCTAATTTTTCTAAAGCAGTTCCCGCTTTAATATCTATACCTACTAAACCTTTTATCAATATACTTTTGTCAATTCCTGTCTGCTCGGCTAATGTATCCATATTATCTCCATCTTGTGCGACAAAAGTTAATACCATTTCAGATTTACCATTCTTTGCTTCTTTAAGTCTAAGCTCTATTTCCCATAATCCATCAGAATCAATAAAACGAAGAGGATTGTTAAAAGAATACCTGTAGGGTGACAATGCTCTGGCCTTTTCAGCTAAAGGATCTATCTGAGACCATCTGCCCAATTCAGGCATGTACTGCCTCCATCCAAAATCATACATGGTGCTTTCCTGCAGTTCTTTTCCTCCATATTTGTATTCCGCATTTCCTGCTAAAGCATTATACCCTCCATGTTTTAACCCAAACGGATAATAATTATTTTCTTCAAGAACTTCTGCTCCGGAGCAGTTGTTTAAGTAGCTTAAACGTGCATTTCCTAAATGATCTGCGCAGATAAAATATATTATTTCAAAATAAATAAAAATAGTAGAGCCACACTATAAAGAGATGGCTCTAATTATTCTTATAGGCAGAGAGACGTTTACGCAGGTATTGAAATTATTAAGAACTAGAATAATTAAATATCATTCCTTCATTAGAACTGTTTTCTAAAATATAAATATTTTTATTCTCAAAATGATTAAGGATTTTATTCAAATTATTAATTAAAAACTGTAATGAATCTTGGGAAAAACCAATACTATTAATAATAATAATATTACTTTGTTTTTCTTGCTCATCTATTAATATCTGAAGTAAGATTAAATGTAATTTTCCTAAAAGATCTTCAGTTCTAATATTAATGCTTGTTAACTGATAGAAAAAATTAATTAACTTTTGTTTTTCTTTAATCTTATTATAAAAAGGAATTATTTTAGTAGAATATTCATAATCAAAATTTATAAAAATACACTCTTTTGTTCCTTTTAAATAATCTAATTCCTGCTGATTTATTATTGATAAATTGTTCATTATTAATTATTTTGTAGGTAATTTATATACTTTTATTCCATAATTACTTGGATTAGCACGATGAAAATTGCCCTTAGTAATAATTTCCTCCACAAATCTAAAATTACCTGTTTTTATTCCGTATTGAATAGCTGCATTCATTCTATGATTACCATCTGTCAAGATATACTTTCCTTCGTGAATGTAGCCCGCTCCTCCAGTGGATTTATATGTTCCACTTACCATTTGTTCATAATAACTAGTTACAACATTTGGGTCAATTCCCCGTTGGGCACTTTTAATCCCATTAGATTCCGCTTCTGCAGAAATTTGAGAGGCTAATGAAGAGCCTTTATTAAATTTCAAAAGCTTAAAGGCTTTTCCTAAGCCCTTTAAAACATAAATTCCTGTGACTTCATAAAATGCAGTTTCAGTAAATGCGTGTATAAAATTATCATCTGCTTTATCAAATTCTTTGTGTTCAACAAAATAATCATCATCACCACAAAAAAATGAATTGACTGTATTTCCAATTTGTGCCCCAAGATTACCAGTATTTTTATGATATTTCTTCCCGCCAATAGTCACAAGTTCTTTGAGTGATTCACCTTCTGACATTCCAGAAGAAGAACCTGTCTTACGAATATTTTTCTTTTTTTTATCATCTTCTCCACCATCAAATGTACCATTCCCATTATTAGTCCAAGTGCTGGAACCAGAAGTGTTATCCCACATTTCTTGTAAAGAACTAACTGGCATCATTCCATCAGGATCTACAAACCTTATTGGGTTATTAAATGCATAATTATAGGGAGTCCATCTTCTCGAAACTTCCGCCAGCGGATCAACAACACCCCATCTTCCAAGATCAGGCATATAAGATCTCGCCCCGTAATCATACATCCCAGACTCCTCTTGCAATTCTTTACCTTTATACTGGTATTTATAAGCAGGGTTTCCGTTCAGGACATTATATCCTTCATGCTTTAACCCAAACGGATAATAGTTATTTTCTTCAAGAACTTCTGCTCCGGAGCCGTTGTTTAAGTAGCTTAAACGCACATTTCCTAAATGATCCGTATAATTGTAAATATAAAGGAAATGAACGAACAAGACAAAGATTGGTTACAACTAACTATCTGTGATTATAAAGCTAAAAAAGCATATTCATAAAAAATATTGCAATATTATAAACAGAAACCCCACTTCAATTGCGGTGGGGTTTGTTGTTATAGTTTAATATATTAGAGATTTTGGGTAGAGTGCTGACCAGCTTTTCAATAAAAAATTCTTTATTATACAAATTATCATTCGCTCTTTCAAAGAAGTCTCTTGATACTGATAATACAAGGGTTTCAAAAAGCCCATTTTCAATTTTTTCAATTTTGATTTTAATATCTGGATTTATAACAATATAATCACCCATATTTATCTCTCCTTGAACATTACATGTTATTAAATAATATTCACTTCCATGATTATAAAACATATTTTGCATCAAAATTTTAGTCATCATTAGCTATACCTTTTCTGAACTAAAAACTCATTATTATACAAAAAATCATAGTTAATTTCTGGATTTGAAAGAGATTCTTTTTTTACAGAAAGAGACAAAACACCATATAGTCCCTCTTCGATATTAATAATTTCAACCTTAATATTTTCTTTTAATATAATATAATCTCCAATATTTATTAATCCAGAAGGTTTACATGATAAAGATAAATAGTTATCATTTTGAAAATCTCTAAAAATGTTTTGAATTAAAATTTTAGTCATCTTTTTATTATTATTTCGAAAACGTAGCTTTTATTCCATTTTGCATTGGTTGCACATTGACGCTATTAAAACCATTTGTTTTCGCTTGATTTCCAGACCAAGTGCTCCATGCTGCTTCGGTTGGGCTTGCCCCTTTTTGTATAGCATTATTATACTGAATTAAATTGTCTGATATTCCTTTTTGATAAAGATTAATACTCTTTACCCAATTAGCTTCAAATGCAGAAGCATCTTCAACAGCCGTACTGAATATTTTAGAACCAATTCCCATTCCCTGCATATCTTTTGATAAGTTGATTTCTATTTTTACAGCACTTCCTGCATAATCAATAACACCGACTTGTGTATTACTAGAATAAGCTACAGTCTTAATAGGACTTGTTTCAGTAAATATCACTTCTGGAGTGGCTTTTATAGCTCTGGATACATTTGTAACCCTTCCATATCCACCAAACATATTATAACTACCACCGCCAAAATCTAACATTTCTTCATGTTTACTATTTCCGATTAATCGGAAAATTCTATCTAACTTAGTTTCTCATTCATTGTAAAAAGGACTTCCCTGCCATTGACGATAAGAATTTAATCCTCCATATTTATCAGCATTAGTCTTTGGACTGTATGTCGTTGTAAAAGCACTTTTAATACCATTCCAAACCCTACCCAAGAAATTACTTGTCTTTCTTCTTCCAATAATTATAACTTCTTCTATATCTTGTGTTCTAAGAGTTTTACCATCACTTCCGTCTCCTGGTCCTCCTGCTGGAGCTCTTCCATCTGGATCAACAAAATTAATTGGATTATTAAACACATAGTTGTAAGGGCTATATCTTCTCATCATTTCCGCAAGCGGATCAACCACACCCCATCTTCCAAGATCCGGCATATACATTCTTGCCCCGTAATCATACATCCCAGACTCCTCCTGCAGCTCTTTACCGTTATATTGGTATTTATAAGCAGGATTTCCATTCAGGACATTATAACCTTCATGCTTTAACCCAAAAGGATAATAATTATTTTCTTCAAGAACTTCTGCTCCGGAGCCGTTGTTAGAGTAGCTCACACGTACATTTCCTAAATGATCTGTATAATTGTAAATATACTTATTATTTCAAAAAATTGTTTATTAATCAAACTATAAAAAATAGAGCCACTATACAAGTGGCCCTGATTAATGATACAGATACA
Coding sequences:
- a CDS encoding GNAT family N-acetyltransferase is translated as MLDFGGGSYNMFGGYGRVTNVSRAIKATPEVIFTETSPIKTVAYSSNTQVGVIDYAGSAVKIEINLSKDMQGMGIGSKIFSTAVEDASAFEANWVKSINLYQKGISDNLIQYNNAIQKGASPTEAAWSTWSGNQAKTNGFNSVNVQPMQNGIKATFSK
- a CDS encoding RHS repeat-associated core domain-containing protein, which gives rise to MFIYFEIIYFICADHLGNARLSYLNNCSGAEVLEENNYYPFGLKHGGYNALAGNAEYKYGGKELQESTMYDFGWRQYMPELGRWSQIDPLAEKARALSPYRYSFNNPLRFIDSDGLWEIELRLKEAKNGKSEMVLTFVAQDGDNMDTLAEQTGIDKSILIKGLVGIDIKAGTALEKLGVKDADRMIEKINKYINDQGRDDESNCWGTAISMALFGTVRFDMDKNQNNEPTGTIGDPNNADDILQTKFRQTDKPKFGDVSRYAYKDGNARFKDSNYNIVKNGAQAGGTSHYATFLLDNGAGTIYVFSKNGAGEDGKWTVVKDKQLLGDRGYGVPMPIGKGSPNYTKK